One window of the Cotesia glomerata isolate CgM1 linkage group LG10, MPM_Cglom_v2.3, whole genome shotgun sequence genome contains the following:
- the LOC123272377 gene encoding kynurenine aminotransferase-like isoform X1: MSVNLCRYPLGIIRQLTQPVGKTINNLRYLSSAMSKFDLPERYVGNEKNVWVEYIALDMKYKPLNLGQGFPDFFAPSHVTEALAAATKSENPLLNQYTRSFGHPRLVNALAKVYSKVLGRELNPQTEVLVTSGAYEAIYSTIQGHTEKGDEWIIIEPFFDCYEPLVRISGGVPRFIPLKPTKTSGLVSSADWIFDRDEMASLFNSKTKGIIINTPHNPIGKVFTMDELTFIADLAKKWDVLVLSDEVYEWMVYEPAQHIRIATLPDMYQRTITVGSAGKTFSVTGWKLGWAYGPENLLYNLKVVHQNCVYTSVTPTQEAVAVGFEEELKRFDQPDCYFKSLAKELLPKRDFMAKFLADVGMSPTIPEGGYFMIANWKALENKVKLDEETDLWRDYRFTKWMTKNVGLQGIPPSAFYSDEHKHLAEDNVRYCFIKKDENLQKAAEILKKWKTSL, translated from the exons atgtctgttaatttatgCAGATATCCACTGGGCATCATCAGGCAATTGACTCAACCTGTTGGAAAGACAATAAATAATCTCCGGTATTTATCATCAGCAATGTCGAAGTTTGATTTGCCTGAACGCTACGTCGGAAACGAAAAGAATGTTTG GGTTGAGTACATCGCACTGGACATGAAATACAAGCCTTTGAACCTGGGTCAAGGGTTCCCGGATTTCTTTGCTCCGAGCCACGTGACAGAGGCACTGGCCGCAGCTACCAAAAGTGAAAACCCGCTGCTGAATCAATACACCAGAAGTTTT GGTCACCCGCGGTTGGTCAACGCTCTGGCGAAAGTCTACTCAAAAGTCTTGGGCAGGGAGCTGAACCCCCAGACCGAAGTACTTGTCACATCGGGAGCGTATGAGGCTATTTATTCAACTATTCAAGGTCATACTGAAAAAGGAGATGAATGGATTATTATAGAGCCTTTTTTTGATTGTTATGAACCCTTGGTCCGGATTTCTGGTGGTGTTCCACGGTTTATACCACTCAAGCCA aCAAAAACATCAGGACTTGTAAGTTCAGCAGACTGGATTTTTGATCGAGACGAAATGGCCAGCTTATTTAACAGCAAAACCaaaggaataataataaacacaCCGCATAATCCAATTGGCAAAGTATTTACAATGGATGAGCTAACATTTATCGCAGATTTAGCCAAGAAATGGGACGTTCTGGTGCTATCTGATGAAGTTTACGAGTGGATGGTTTATGAGCCAGCACAACACATCAGAATTG CAACACTGCCGGACATGTACCAGCGCACAATCACCGTTGGATCGGCTGGCAAAACCTTCAGCGTGACCGGCTGGAAACTGGGCTGGGCGTACGGTCCCGAAAATCTGCTGTACAACCTCAAAGTCGTACACCAGAACTGCGTTTACACCAGCGTTACTCCAACTCAGGAAGCCGTCGCCGTGGGATTCGAGGAAGAGTTGAAGAGATTCGATCAGCCTGACTGCTACTTCAAGAGTTTAGCCAAAGAATTATTGCCTAAGCGTGACTTTATGGCCAAGTTTCTCGCGGATGTCGGAATGTCGCCGACGATACCCGAGGGTGGCTATTTTATGATCGCTAATTGGAAAGCTTTGGAGAATAAGGTCAAGCTTGATGAGGAAACTGATCTCTGGCGGGATTATCGGTTCACCAAGTGGATGACCAAGAATGTCGGACTCCAGGGGATTCCTCCGTCGGCTTTTTACTCCGACGAGCACAAACACCTTGCTGAGGACAATGTTcgttattgttttattaaaaaagatgaaaatttGCAGAAAGCTGCCGAGATTTTGAAAAAGTGGAAGACtagtttgtaa
- the LOC123272377 gene encoding kynurenine aminotransferase-like isoform X2 — protein sequence MTHIAKYPLGIIRQLTQPVGKTINNLRYLSSAMSKFDLPERYVGNEKNVWVEYIALDMKYKPLNLGQGFPDFFAPSHVTEALAAATKSENPLLNQYTRSFGHPRLVNALAKVYSKVLGRELNPQTEVLVTSGAYEAIYSTIQGHTEKGDEWIIIEPFFDCYEPLVRISGGVPRFIPLKPTKTSGLVSSADWIFDRDEMASLFNSKTKGIIINTPHNPIGKVFTMDELTFIADLAKKWDVLVLSDEVYEWMVYEPAQHIRIATLPDMYQRTITVGSAGKTFSVTGWKLGWAYGPENLLYNLKVVHQNCVYTSVTPTQEAVAVGFEEELKRFDQPDCYFKSLAKELLPKRDFMAKFLADVGMSPTIPEGGYFMIANWKALENKVKLDEETDLWRDYRFTKWMTKNVGLQGIPPSAFYSDEHKHLAEDNVRYCFIKKDENLQKAAEILKKWKTSL from the exons ATGACCCACATCGCAAA ATATCCACTGGGCATCATCAGGCAATTGACTCAACCTGTTGGAAAGACAATAAATAATCTCCGGTATTTATCATCAGCAATGTCGAAGTTTGATTTGCCTGAACGCTACGTCGGAAACGAAAAGAATGTTTG GGTTGAGTACATCGCACTGGACATGAAATACAAGCCTTTGAACCTGGGTCAAGGGTTCCCGGATTTCTTTGCTCCGAGCCACGTGACAGAGGCACTGGCCGCAGCTACCAAAAGTGAAAACCCGCTGCTGAATCAATACACCAGAAGTTTT GGTCACCCGCGGTTGGTCAACGCTCTGGCGAAAGTCTACTCAAAAGTCTTGGGCAGGGAGCTGAACCCCCAGACCGAAGTACTTGTCACATCGGGAGCGTATGAGGCTATTTATTCAACTATTCAAGGTCATACTGAAAAAGGAGATGAATGGATTATTATAGAGCCTTTTTTTGATTGTTATGAACCCTTGGTCCGGATTTCTGGTGGTGTTCCACGGTTTATACCACTCAAGCCA aCAAAAACATCAGGACTTGTAAGTTCAGCAGACTGGATTTTTGATCGAGACGAAATGGCCAGCTTATTTAACAGCAAAACCaaaggaataataataaacacaCCGCATAATCCAATTGGCAAAGTATTTACAATGGATGAGCTAACATTTATCGCAGATTTAGCCAAGAAATGGGACGTTCTGGTGCTATCTGATGAAGTTTACGAGTGGATGGTTTATGAGCCAGCACAACACATCAGAATTG CAACACTGCCGGACATGTACCAGCGCACAATCACCGTTGGATCGGCTGGCAAAACCTTCAGCGTGACCGGCTGGAAACTGGGCTGGGCGTACGGTCCCGAAAATCTGCTGTACAACCTCAAAGTCGTACACCAGAACTGCGTTTACACCAGCGTTACTCCAACTCAGGAAGCCGTCGCCGTGGGATTCGAGGAAGAGTTGAAGAGATTCGATCAGCCTGACTGCTACTTCAAGAGTTTAGCCAAAGAATTATTGCCTAAGCGTGACTTTATGGCCAAGTTTCTCGCGGATGTCGGAATGTCGCCGACGATACCCGAGGGTGGCTATTTTATGATCGCTAATTGGAAAGCTTTGGAGAATAAGGTCAAGCTTGATGAGGAAACTGATCTCTGGCGGGATTATCGGTTCACCAAGTGGATGACCAAGAATGTCGGACTCCAGGGGATTCCTCCGTCGGCTTTTTACTCCGACGAGCACAAACACCTTGCTGAGGACAATGTTcgttattgttttattaaaaaagatgaaaatttGCAGAAAGCTGCCGAGATTTTGAAAAAGTGGAAGACtagtttgtaa
- the LOC123272377 gene encoding kynurenine aminotransferase-like isoform X3 — MSKFDLPERYVGNEKNVWVEYIALDMKYKPLNLGQGFPDFFAPSHVTEALAAATKSENPLLNQYTRSFGHPRLVNALAKVYSKVLGRELNPQTEVLVTSGAYEAIYSTIQGHTEKGDEWIIIEPFFDCYEPLVRISGGVPRFIPLKPTKTSGLVSSADWIFDRDEMASLFNSKTKGIIINTPHNPIGKVFTMDELTFIADLAKKWDVLVLSDEVYEWMVYEPAQHIRIATLPDMYQRTITVGSAGKTFSVTGWKLGWAYGPENLLYNLKVVHQNCVYTSVTPTQEAVAVGFEEELKRFDQPDCYFKSLAKELLPKRDFMAKFLADVGMSPTIPEGGYFMIANWKALENKVKLDEETDLWRDYRFTKWMTKNVGLQGIPPSAFYSDEHKHLAEDNVRYCFIKKDENLQKAAEILKKWKTSL, encoded by the exons ATGTCGAAGTTTGATTTGCCTGAACGCTACGTCGGAAACGAAAAGAATGTTTG GGTTGAGTACATCGCACTGGACATGAAATACAAGCCTTTGAACCTGGGTCAAGGGTTCCCGGATTTCTTTGCTCCGAGCCACGTGACAGAGGCACTGGCCGCAGCTACCAAAAGTGAAAACCCGCTGCTGAATCAATACACCAGAAGTTTT GGTCACCCGCGGTTGGTCAACGCTCTGGCGAAAGTCTACTCAAAAGTCTTGGGCAGGGAGCTGAACCCCCAGACCGAAGTACTTGTCACATCGGGAGCGTATGAGGCTATTTATTCAACTATTCAAGGTCATACTGAAAAAGGAGATGAATGGATTATTATAGAGCCTTTTTTTGATTGTTATGAACCCTTGGTCCGGATTTCTGGTGGTGTTCCACGGTTTATACCACTCAAGCCA aCAAAAACATCAGGACTTGTAAGTTCAGCAGACTGGATTTTTGATCGAGACGAAATGGCCAGCTTATTTAACAGCAAAACCaaaggaataataataaacacaCCGCATAATCCAATTGGCAAAGTATTTACAATGGATGAGCTAACATTTATCGCAGATTTAGCCAAGAAATGGGACGTTCTGGTGCTATCTGATGAAGTTTACGAGTGGATGGTTTATGAGCCAGCACAACACATCAGAATTG CAACACTGCCGGACATGTACCAGCGCACAATCACCGTTGGATCGGCTGGCAAAACCTTCAGCGTGACCGGCTGGAAACTGGGCTGGGCGTACGGTCCCGAAAATCTGCTGTACAACCTCAAAGTCGTACACCAGAACTGCGTTTACACCAGCGTTACTCCAACTCAGGAAGCCGTCGCCGTGGGATTCGAGGAAGAGTTGAAGAGATTCGATCAGCCTGACTGCTACTTCAAGAGTTTAGCCAAAGAATTATTGCCTAAGCGTGACTTTATGGCCAAGTTTCTCGCGGATGTCGGAATGTCGCCGACGATACCCGAGGGTGGCTATTTTATGATCGCTAATTGGAAAGCTTTGGAGAATAAGGTCAAGCTTGATGAGGAAACTGATCTCTGGCGGGATTATCGGTTCACCAAGTGGATGACCAAGAATGTCGGACTCCAGGGGATTCCTCCGTCGGCTTTTTACTCCGACGAGCACAAACACCTTGCTGAGGACAATGTTcgttattgttttattaaaaaagatgaaaatttGCAGAAAGCTGCCGAGATTTTGAAAAAGTGGAAGACtagtttgtaa
- the LOC123272379 gene encoding UPF0605 protein CG18335-like yields MATVELLNTPQPHLIPGYTGCCPQYRYRCGETYGSLTHKLLVDPTINRSERLILSNKVKDDYEVLRPPKDDIDIVNARSRRRDVIYTHPMIPGYQGFMPNLNARLGHRYSVIASEGLADFERQQMKSRAALNHLRKVRALHDGYGEPRSLDDRQLLRSEYKMPLVTVRPDYAMMMRNLPVDEAYQVPRDHSPSPFFMENSDPDKYFVSGYTGHIPYGYSHFGSSHVPMTNSALCDFTTNYRMRQSTEWAPATISRRDPPYHIHPAEIYHKHVGLIPNYLGHVPGAAYRYGKTFGADTKDAKRWLRGDFSI; encoded by the exons ATGGCGACAGTGGAGCTACTGAACACACCGCAGCCGCATTTGATACCGGG GTATACGGGCTGTTGCCCGCAGTATCGGTACAGGTGTGGAGAAACTTATGGCAGCTTGACTCATAAACTTCTGGTTGATCCGACTATCAATCGCTCGGAGAGATTGATTTTGTCTAATAAAGTCAAGGATGATTACgag GTCCTGCGACCTCCCAAAGATGACATAGACATAGTAAATGCCCGCAGCAGGCGCAGAGACGTTATTTATACGCATCCGATGATACCCGGGTATCaag GATTCATGCCTAATTTGAATGCGCGGCTTGGCCATCGGTACAGCGTGATTGCTTCTGAGGGACTCGCGGACTTCGAGAGACAGCAGATGAAAAGTAGAGCTGCTCTCAATCATCTGAGGAAAGTCAGAGCGCTGCATGACGGCTATGGCGAGCCACGGAGTCTCGATGATCgacaa CTCCTGAGAAGCGAATACAAAATGCCGCTGGTTACTGTCAGGCCTGATTATGCAATGATGATGAGAAATTTGCCTGTTGACGAGGCCTATCAAGTACCTAGAGATCATTCACCTTCTCcattttttatggaaaattcAGATcctgataaatattttgtctCTG GATACACGGGGCATATTCCGTACGGATATTCGCATTTCGGGTCGAGCCATGTGCCAATGACGAACAGCGCTCTGTGCGATTTTACCACTAATTATCGAATGCGTCAGAGCACTGAATGGGCACCAGCCACAATTTCCCGTCGAGATCCACCTTATCACATTCACCCGGCGGAAATATATCACAAGCATGTTGGCCTTATTCCAAATTATCTTGGTCATGTACCCGGTGCTGCTTATAGGTATGGAAAAACATTCGGAGCAGACACTAAAGACGCTAAACGGTGGTTAAGAGGAGACTTTTCTATTTaa